The DNA window GTATTCAATTCATTAAAAATTGAATTTGTTCTGACCTTGCATTTGCAGCACATGATATTTTCTAACTCTATCACTGTAATTTAAATTTGCCGGATCAAGGAATTGAATTTTTAGTTTTCAACTTAAACTTACACATCTCATATTTATCTCATCAAGGTAAAATCACCTGTTAGCAATTGTGTTTGACCATTCTTCCACTCTACTTCCAACACATATAAAAAAACAGCAGGATTAAGTACTTCGCTTTTAAATTTTCCATCCCATCCTTCTGATGGAACATTGGGTTCGAAGTTATTTTTTCTAAAAACAAGTTCACCCCATCGGTCGTAAATGGAAAAAGATTTGATTGTTCGGTAACTGTCTTCAGAAACTACCGGAAATAAGTAATCATTGATACCATCTCCATTAGGACTGAATGCATTTGGCACCCAAACACCGCGTTTAATGATCTGAATTAAAATGCTGGCACTGGCTGTACATCCTTGTTTGTTGGCATAAGTGATGGTAAAGCTGGTTTCTGTATTGAGTCCTTTAAGATTAGGTTCCGGACAATCTGAACAGCTCAGGAATTCAGCAGGAGTCCACATGATCCAGGCAATGGAATCTGTTGGAATTGAAAAGACAGGTTTTAGTGTAAATGGATCGCCCGCATTTATTTTTACAGAGGTAGGTAAATTGACGCCGGTAGCAGAGGGCGTAAGGATTTGAAAATCTTTGGAAACAATACATCCATTGGCATCTGTAACTTCCAGTCTGTGTAAGCCCGGGGCCAGACCGGTAAGGTAAAGTTGGTTGATCATTTTTCCATCAAGGGAATAAGTAAATGGACCTGTTCCTCCAATGATGTTCAGGATGTTTACAGAAGCCTCGTCGCCTGTACATTTTGGTTGTTGAAGATCAAAATTAATATCGACAGGGAGATTGGTGTTTTCTAAGATGGTAACGCTGTCCATGCTTTCACAACCATTTTCTGGATTTGTGATGCGCAGGTAATAAGTACCGGCCTTATTTCCTTGTGCATTTAAATCATTTGGATTGCTGACAAGATTGCCATTTGAAGTGGTCCACAATACATTGAAATTTGATCCGGAATTTTGAACAGTAGCCGTGATTGGAATGATGCGTCTCGAACAATTCAACTCCTGTGGTTGTAGTATTCGGATGATTGGTTTTACTTTATTTTCCACCACAGTCACGCTTATTTCTTCCGTGCATTTGTTTTTTTCATCTGTGACAGTTAATCTGTATTGGCCAGTGCGATCCACCCTTACAAAACTGGAATCAACACTACTGATGATGTTGCCATTTGTTGTTGACCAATTGTATGTTAATTGAGGAGTTTGTCCGTTTGCATTGGATTGAAGTATTACGAAACTCCTGAGGCAATTTATGGTGTCCGGAAGTGGAAGAACAATTGTAGGTTTTGACAAATCCGGAATGATGGTCAACTGATCAAAGGCGACACATCCGTTTTTTAAATTTTCAACCCGAAGAGTGTAATCACCCGGTGCGTCCGCCCTAATGGTTTGTGCATTTGGATTACCGTTGATTGTTCCTCCATTGGTAGTCCATTGAAATGAATATTGGGATGAATTTCCCATGGCTATACCTGACAGATTAAGCGAAGAGGTGGCACAATTCCAGACTGCATCGTTGCCGGCATTTACAATGGGAGAAAGGGTGTCTACAGATACTTCAATAACAGCTTGCGAACTGCAACCGTTGGTTGCATCTGTAACTATCAGTACGTATTGTCCGGGAGTTTGCACGGTTGGAGTAAGTGTCAAAGGATTTGTGATGTTGGCGCCTAAAGGACCAGTCCACAGTACATTCAATGGATTTCCTGAGGATGAATTTGCAGAAGCTGATAAGTTGATGCTGTTTTTTTTACAAGTCAATGTATCAGCTGTGCTGATGGCAATGACGGGTTTGTTAAGGTCAGGATTCAAACGAATGCTAGCCGAATCACTGCATCCATTGTCAACATTAAAGATGGTAAGCTTATAGATGCCAGGGGCAGAAGCATTAATTTTTGGGCTTCCATTTCCGGACTGTATATTGCCATCAGGAGTAGTCCAATTGAATCTCAAGTTGCTACCGGTACTACTCGAAGATGCATCAATACTGATGATGCTGTCCTTGCAACTAAACAGCAGATCAGGACCCAAAACAACTTGAGGTTTGATTTTATTTTCATCAATGAAAACAGAATCGATGTTTTCACATCCGTTCATTGGATTGGAAACTTGTACAAAATACCAACCCTTTTGATCAACGACCGGAGAAGATGTATTTCCACCTGATAAAATATTTCCATTTGAGGTAGACCACAAAAATATTACGGAATCCTTTGGATCAAAATTTGCCTGAAGTTTGATGGTAGTTTGATTGCAGTTTAGTAGACTGTCTTTTCCTGCATCTACAAAAGGTAAGATTCTGGTATCTATGATTTGAAGGCTGTCCAGAATCTCGCATCCATTTCTATCATTCACCAATCGAAGTTTTACTTTTGCTTTGGAAGAAATGGTTTTGTTATTCAAATCATTTTCCACCGGAAGTTTGGTGTTGTCAATTTCCCAATAGTAATAATAGAATCCGGGTAAGTTGGGATTCATGTTAGAGACTATGGCAAAATCTTTTTTACAATCTATGCTCAAGTCCGGACCTAACTCAAGCATTGGTGGAAACGTATCTGTCTCAACCAGTTTTGTTGCGCTGTCCATGCAAAAATTAACGGTATCTATAATTACTAGTTTGTATAAACCATTTTGACTGGAAGTAATTGAATTTTTATTGCTGATCGTGTTTTGATCCGGAGTGATCCAGGTCAATAACGTACGTAAAGAATCTCTGAAGCCGGATATTAAACCAACTTGCGTTTTACGACAGTCCAACAGACTGTCTCCAAAAATTTTTGCAACAGGTCTGAGGGTATCTGCAGAAATGTCTACATCCATGATGAGGGTACATCCGGAATTGTTGTCCGTAACGGTTACCACATATTTTTTTATTTCCTTCACAAAGACAGACTCGGTATTTTGTCCCTGAATGATTGAGGAGTCGGGAGACCATTTATAGGAATAATCACCACTACCCGAGGCCATGTCCACATCAATGGAAATGCTGTCACCGCGGCAATTGATTTTACCGTTTGCCACCACGGATCCCACCAAGATATCAGGCGCAATAAATTCGATGGATGCTTCTTGTTCACAAGTAGTATTGCCATTGGTATAAATTACTTTCACGGTATAAATTCCGGATCCGCGTGCTTTGGCTGTCAATCCATTTTGTGATAGAATTCTGCCCACATCTGTGGACCATTCATACCGGATATTCGGTCCTGTTGAGGAACCAAGGGC is part of the Candidatus Vicinibacter affinis genome and encodes:
- a CDS encoding gliding motility-associated C-terminal domain-containing protein, encoding MNYRFLIFLSLLLITSPLTEIKAQCVGLDADAGPDMIICDPSQIIQLQGSIQGTYTKFMWSPSNNLSSPSVLDPLVTTRVPGKYTFKLTAEGVSTTNLITNGDFESGNTGFSSNYTYNFTNTTEGEYFVTNNPSSWNGGFAPCGDHTSGGGNMLLLNGHPSAGTNFWCQTIPTVAGRMYLFEFWHTSVVSSNPGQLNIKINGMSVGGVQAASLCNWERFEYCFTATSGSTQICMNEASGIRGGNDFAIDDVALYEKCTDMDEVIVEIIDLKAKIDILKKPKCSSEPFDLTALGSSTGPNIRYEWSTDVGRILSQNGLTAKARGSGIYTVKVIYTNGNTTCEQEASIEFIAPDILVGSVVANGKINCRGDSISIDVDMASGSGDYSYKWSPDSSIIQGQNTESVFVKEIKKYVVTVTDNNSGCTLIMDVDISADTLRPVAKIFGDSLLDCRKTQVGLISGFRDSLRTLLTWITPDQNTISNKNSITSSQNGLYKLVIIDTVNFCMDSATKLVETDTFPPMLELGPDLSIDCKKDFAIVSNMNPNLPGFYYYYWEIDNTKLPVENDLNNKTISSKAKVKLRLVNDRNGCEILDSLQIIDTRILPFVDAGKDSLLNCNQTTIKLQANFDPKDSVIFLWSTSNGNILSGGNTSSPVVDQKGWYFVQVSNPMNGCENIDSVFIDENKIKPQVVLGPDLLFSCKDSIISIDASSSSTGSNLRFNWTTPDGNIQSGNGSPKINASAPGIYKLTIFNVDNGCSDSASIRLNPDLNKPVIAISTADTLTCKKNSINLSASANSSSGNPLNVLWTGPLGANITNPLTLTPTVQTPGQYVLIVTDATNGCSSQAVIEVSVDTLSPIVNAGNDAVWNCATSSLNLSGIAMGNSSQYSFQWTTNGGTINGNPNAQTIRADAPGDYTLRVENLKNGCVAFDQLTIIPDLSKPTIVLPLPDTINCLRSFVILQSNANGQTPQLTYNWSTTNGNIISSVDSSFVRVDRTGQYRLTVTDEKNKCTEEISVTVVENKVKPIIRILQPQELNCSRRIIPITATVQNSGSNFNVLWTTSNGNLVSNPNDLNAQGNKAGTYYLRITNPENGCESMDSVTILENTNLPVDINFDLQQPKCTGDEASVNILNIIGGTGPFTYSLDGKMINQLYLTGLAPGLHRLEVTDANGCIVSKDFQILTPSATGVNLPTSVKINAGDPFTLKPVFSIPTDSIAWIMWTPAEFLSCSDCPEPNLKGLNTETSFTITYANKQGCTASASILIQIIKRGVWVPNAFSPNGDGINDYLFPVVSEDSYRTIKSFSIYDRWGELVFRKNNFEPNVPSEGWDGKFKSEVLNPAVFLYVLEVEWKNGQTQLLTGDFTLMR